ACCCGGAACTTCTCCGGGTAGTGCTGGCTTTCCTTGACGAAGCAGACCCGCGAAAGCACGTCGGCGTTCTCGTACGGGTGCTGCCCGAACACCGCCACCGTGCCGCTGGTGGCGAAGTCCTGCGCGGTGAGGATCTTCATCAGCGTGGTCTTGCCGGCGCCGTTGCGGCCCAGCAGGCCGTGAATGGTGTTCTCGGCGAGTTCGACACTCACCCCGTCGAGGGCGGCGACGGCGCCGAAGCGTTTGGTCACCCCGGTCGTGCGTACCACGTTCATCGCTGCGGCTCCCAGACGTCGATCAGCTTCTTGATCTCCTCGGCGTCCATGCCGAGCTTGGCCGCCTCCGCCATCAGCGGGGCGAGGAACTGCCGCGTGAAGTCCCGCCGCCGCTGTTCGAGCAGCTGCGCGCGGGCATCCGTGGCGACGAACATGCCGATGCCTCGTCTCTTGTAGAGGATCCCGTCGGCGACGAGCTGGTTGATGCCCTTGGCCGCGGTCGCCGGGTTGATCCGGTGGAAGGCCGCGAGCTCGTTGGTGGAGGGCACCTGCGTGTCCGCGGCCAGGCTCCCGTCGACGATCGAGTTCTCGATCTGCTCGGCGATCCGGAGGAACAGCGGCCGCCCGTCGTCCTTCACGCCGACCACCGCGCCCTGCGGTTCGTCGGTTCATTACTCATGTAACGAACCATGGAGGCTGGGGGTGGGTCTTGTCAAGCCCGCGCGTCTGTAACTTTCAGCTCCGGCCGCCCTCGCGAACCGGGGCTGACCTGGCTGCTTCGACGGGATCGACGCGACCGGAGATCGGGTGGGTTGTGGCGCTCGCGCCGGGGGCAGGACCCTCGGGCGGCGCGACCGGCTTCGGCCTGTCGCGATCACCCGAGGAGGTAAGGCAATGCGACGCGTTCTTTTCCGAGCCGTGGCCACGGCCGCGGCGGCCCTGAGCCTGGTCGCCCCGACGGCGTCCGCCGCGGCCGGCCCGTACCAGCGGGGACCGGATCCCACGCTCGCGAGCGTGGCGGCATCATACGGGCCGTTCGCGACGGCGCAGGCGAAAGTGCCACCCGGCAACGGGTTCAACGGCGGGTACGTCTATTACCCGACGGACACCAGCCTGGGCACGTGGGGTGCGGTCGCGATCGTGCCCGGCTATTCCGCCCTGTTCGCCAACGAAGAGGCGTGGATGGGCCCGCGGCTGGCGTCCTTCGGGTTCGTCGTGATCGGCATCGAGACCAATAGCCGGACCGACAGCGCCGACGCCCGCGGCACCGAGTTGCTCGCCGCGCTCGACTACCTGACGCAGAAGAGCCCGGTGCGCACCCGGGTGGACGCGAGCAGGCTGGGCGTGATCGGTCATTCGGCGGGCGGCGCGGGCGCGCTGCTCGCGGCGCTGCGGCGGCCGTCGCTGAAGTCGGCGGTCGGGCTGGCACCCGGCTCCCCGGTGGGCAACCTCGACCTGGCGGGCGACCAGGTGCCGACGATGTTCATCGCCGGGCAGCGGGACCCGGTCGTCACCCCGGCGTACCTCGACAAGCTGTACGCCACCATGCCGGCGGCGTTGAAGAAGGCCTACGTGCAGATCACCGGCGTGGATCACTTGTTCGCCACCCGGCCGAACACGGTCGAGATGCGCACGCTGATCCCGTGGCTCAAGCTGGCCCTCGACAAGGACACGCGCTACGAGAGGTTCCTCTGCCCGGCTTTGGCGGACGTCACGGGTATCTCGGTGTACCGCAGCACCTGTCCACTGTAGATCCTTTGTCATGAGGGGCACCCTCGTGGACGTCAAGTCCATGAGGGTGCCCCTCATGACATTCGGGCGGGATCGGCGTCGCCGGCCGGGCGGGATCGCGGCCCCTTGCCAACCTCGTTGAGTTGTTCTATAACTACTAGAACAGATGGCCAACGGAGGGAGGTCACGTGCTCATCAGTCTCGACCTGTCCGGCGATGTGCCGATCTACCAGCAGCTGCGGGACCGCATCGTGGAGGGCATCGCGGCGGGCACCCTGGCCGACGGCGAGTCGCTGCCGTCCACGCGACAGCTCGCGGCGGACTTCGGCATCAACTTCCACACCGTGAACAAGGCGTACGACCTGTTGCGGCAGCAGGGTTTCGTGCGACTGAACCGGAAGTCCGGGGCCGTGGTCGGCCCCACCCCCGCGGACGACGCGTTCGCGGCCGGCTGGTCGGGGCGGGCGCGCACAGTGCTCGCCGAGGCGGTCGCCAAGGGGCTGCCCGCGGCCGAGGTGCTGGCGACGTGCCGCGCCCTGCTCGGAGACTTCGAGAAGCAAGGGGATGAGTCATCGTGACCACGACCGGTGTTGTGGCGAACGTGGTGCTGATGGCGCTGCTGAGCTACCTGGCCTGGCTGACGCCGGTGCTGTCCGCCCGGAGCGTGCGATTCGGCGTGCGGGTTCCGGACGACCGGATCGAGGATCCGCTGGTGCGGCGGGAAACCGCCCGGTTCCGCACCACGGTGCTGGTCGCCGGTGTGGTCATCGCCCTGGCCGGCGTGGGCCTGATCCTGACGGCCGGGATCGCGCTGCTCCCCGCGGCCGTGCTGGCGATGGTGATCGTCTGGTACCTGCTGTACGTCCGGGCCAACCGGGTGATCACGGCCGCCAAACGCGAGCAGAACTGGTACGAGGGTGTCCGCCAGGGCGTCACCGCCGACACCTCGCTGCGCAGCGACCCGCCCCGGTTCCCGTGGGCGTGGCTGCTGCTGCCGTTGCTCGTCGTGGCCGCGACGGTCGTCGCCGGCGTGCTCCGCTATCCGGACCTGCCGGACGCCCTGCCGGTGCACTTCTCCGGCGGCACCGCGGACCGGTTCGCGCCGAAGTCCGTGGGAAGCGCTTTCCAGGTCGTGTTCATCCAGGCCGTGCTGACGGTGCTCCTCTGCGTCGTCGGCGTCCTGGTGTTCCGCGGCCCGGCCGATGTGGACCCGGCGCGGCCCGCCGCCTCCGCCCAGGCGCACCGGAAGTTCGTGGCCCGGCTGGGAAAGGCGCTCATCGGGCTGGCCACGCTGTTCGACGCCGGCCTGTTCGCCGCCGCCTGGGCGACGTGGGACGCCGAGCCGGACGCCGGGTTCTTGCTGCCGCTGACCCTCGGGCCGATCGCCGTCGGCGTGGCGATCCTCGTGGCGATCGTGGTGGGGCGTCACCGGGACCGCGAGCCCGGCGAGCACACCGGACTGTCCCACCGGGACGACGACGATAACTGGATCGGTGGCGTCCTCTACCGCAACCCCGCCGACCCGTCGTGGTTCGTGGCCCGCCGGTTCGGCGTCGGCTGGACCGTCAACGTCGGCAACCGCACCGCGCTCGTGACCTGCCTCGGGCTGACCGCCGCGCTCGTCCTGCTCGGCATCTTCCTGCCCTACCTCCTGCGCTGAGAAGGGAATTCCCATGCACAGCCTGCTGTCGCGGCCCTGGTCGCCGCGACTGTCGCACCGGTCAACGGCGTCCCGGCCACCGATAGGGAGATCACTTTCGCGTCCGGCGGCGTCGCCGACCACGGCACTCTGCACGTCCCCGCGCACCGGCCCGGCGACCGGCTCGCCGCCGCACTGTTGCTGCCCGGCAGCGGTCCCACCGACCGGAACGGCAACCAGGCCGGTATCCACCCCGGCACGTTGGCGCTCATGGCGGACGCGTTGGGCCGCGACGGCGTCATGACGTTCCGGTTCGACAAGTACGGCAGCTCGCGATGCTCGTCGTCGGCCACAGCGAGGGCGCGAGACGGTCCGGCTCCGGCACGCGGAGGTGCTCAACCCGGACGGCACGATGTACGTGGCGAACCTGCGGGCCGCGACCGCCACCGACTACTACCGGTTCGACCGGGACGGCACGATCACCTACCAGCCGACGTTCACCCAGCACGGCTTCCGGTACGTCGAGATCACCGGGCTCGCGGCCCCGCCGGCCGCCGCGGACGTGAAGGGCGTCGTGTGGGGTTCCGACCTGCGCCGCACCGGCACGCTCGGGACGTCCGACGGCATGCTGAACCAGCTGCTGAGCAACGTCGCGTGGGGCGCGCGGGGCAACTTCCTCTCGATCCCGACCGACACTCCCGCGCGGGACGAGCGGCTGGGGTGGACGGGCGACATCAACATCTTCGCGCCGACCGCCGGCTATCTCAGCGACACTCGCGCGTTCCTCGGGAAGTGGCTGACCGACGTCCGCGACGAGCAGAAGAGCAGCGGGTCCATCCCGGCCGTCGTCCCGTCGACCAACGGCGCGTTCGACGAGAGCGGCGTCGGCTGGGAAGACGCGCTCATCACCGTGCCGTACTCGTTGTGGCACGCCTATGGGGATGCCCAGGTGCTGCGCGACAACTACGACGCGATGAGCCGTTTCTTCGCCTACGCCCGGGCGAGCGCCGGAGCGGACAACCTGGAGACCGGGCGGCTGACGTTCTTCACGAACGACTGGCTGAACCTGGACGACCTGTCGAACCAGGGTGTCCTCGGGACCGCCATCTGGGCGCAGGACGTCCGGATGATGGCGGAGATGGCCGCGGCGGTCGGCCGGACCGCCGAAGCGGCCGAGAACACCAAGCTCGACGGCGACGTCCGCGCGGCGTTCACCGCGGCCTACGTGGCAGCGGACGGGACGGTGCTGGGCAACTCGCAGACCGGGTACGCGCTCGCCCTCGGCATGGACCTCGTCACCGATCCGGCGTTGAAGGCCAAGGCGGGGGAGAAGTACGTGGCGAAGCCCAGAGCGACAACCCACCTCGAGACGGGGTTCATCGGGACGCCGTGGCTGCTGCCGGCCCTGACGAACATCGGCCGCGACGACCTCGCCTACACACTGTTGTCCAAAAAGGACTACCCGTCCTGGGGCTACGAGATCGGCAAGGGTGCGACCACCGTCTGGGAACGCTGGAACTCCATCCAGCCCGACGGCACCTTCGGGCCGGTGGACATGAACTCGTTCAACCACTACGCCTACGGCGCGGTCGCCGACTGGATGCACCAGTACATCGGCGGCATCCGGATCAAGGAGGCCGGCTATCGCAAGAGCGTCATCGAGCCGCACGCGCGAAAGCCGTGAAGGCCACCTTCAGGAACTCTATGTTCCTCAAGGTGGCCTTCACGGCTTTCGGCCGACCGGAATTGTCGGTGCCTGCCGGTAGCGTGGAAAACGGGGGGCGCCCCCGCGGGTCGCCGGGTGCTTGCCGTCGCGGCCGTTACCGTTGCCGGGTGGACTCCGTGGAGCTGGGGCTGCTGCAGGCGTTGCAGATCGACGGGCGGGTGGCGTTCAGCCTGGTCGCCGAGGTGCTCGGGGTGTCGGACCAGACCGTGGCCCGCCGGTACCAGGCCCTGCGTGCCGCCGGCGCCGTGCACGTCGTGGGGGTGACCCTGCCGGAGGCCGTCGGGGAGGAGACCTGGCTCGTCCGGGTCGGGTGCGCGCCGGGCACGGCCGACCGGCTGGCGCAGACACTGGCCGGTCGGCCCGAGACGTCGTGGGTGCACGTCGCTTCCGGCGGCGCGGAGATCGGCTGCATGGTGCGCACCCCGGCGGAGGCGGCCACCTCGTCGGTGCTGACACGCCTGCCTCGCACGTCGCCGGTGACCCGCGTCAGCGCGCACTGCGTCGTGCACGTCTTCTTCGGCGGGCCGGCCAGCCCGCTGACCAAGACCGGTCCGCTCACGGCGGAACAGGCCGGGCGGCTCCGGCCGGCGGAGGCCGCCACGGCGTCGACCGACGAGCCGGTCGCGCTGACCGACGGCGACCGGGCACTGCTGGCGGAGCTGGGCCGCGACGGCCGGACCGGCTTCCGCGAGCTGGCCGCGGCCACGGGCTGGTCGCAGACGACGGTCCGGCGACGGCTCGCCGAACTGCGCCGGGCGGGTGTCCTGTACTTCGACGTCGACTACGAACCAGCACTGCTGGGGATGCGCACCACCGCGTCGCTCTGGCTGTCGGTGGCTCCCCGCCACCTCGCGGCCGCCGGCGCGGCCCTCGCCGGGCACGCCGAGGTCAGTTTCGCCGCGGCGACGACCGGGCCGTCCAACCTGTACGTCACCGTCCAGTGCCGCAACCCGCACGCGCTCTACACCTACCTGACGGGACCGCTGGCCACACTGCCCGGGGTGTCCGCGGTGGAGACCGCGCCGCTGATGCGGACGGCCAAGCAGGCGAAAATCGCCGCCCTTCCGGTCAGGGATGGAAAATAACGCCGAAGATCACGACTTTCCTGGGGTTGGCCGCGCCGACGCGGTGACAGTGGGACCACTGGTTCCCGCCCGAAAGGAAAGTTCTCATGCCCGTAGGCATCGGCCTGCCCGTCGCCCGCCCCGAAGCGCTGCTCGACTGGGCCCAGCGCGCTGACGACGGCCCGTTCACCAGCCTGGGCCTGGCCGACCGGCTCATCTGGGACAACCCCGAGCCGCTGGTCACCCTCGCCGCGCTCGCCGGCGCGACCCGCCGGATCCGGCTGCAGACCGAGGTTCTGCTCGCACCGCTGCGCGAACCCGCGTTGCTCGCGAAGCAGGCCGCCACCCTCGACCGGCTTTCCGGCGGGCGGTTCACGCTCGGCCTCGGCGTGGGCGGCCGCGCGGACGAGTTCGACCTCGTCGGCGTGGACCCGCGCACCCGCGGGCGCCGATTCGACGAGCAGCTGAAGATCATGAAGGACATCTGGTCCGGCGGCCCGATCGGCCCGGCCTCCGCCCGCGACGGCGGCCCCGAGGTGCTGATCGGCGGCTTCGCGCGACCGGCCCTCGACCGCGTGGCCCGCTTCGGCGACGGATTCCTCTGCGCGGCACCGCTTTCCCTCGCGGGGCGGCAGGTCGAGCACGTCGAAGCGTCCTGGGCCCGCGCCGGGCGGGCGGGACGGCCACGGGTGGTCGGGCAGGTGACCGTCGCGCTCGGCCCGGAGTCCACTGTGGAGGAAGCACGGGAGCAGATCTTCGGCTACTACGCGTTCGACGCCGACCTCGCCGCCGACACGGCGGAACGTCTGCTGACCACCCCGGTGGCCATCCGCGACGCGGTCGCGGAGTTCACCACGCTCGGCGCCGACGAGGTGGTGTGCTACTGCTGGTCACCCGACACCGACCAGGTCGACCGGCTCGCCGACGTGATCGGCTGAGCCGGCCCCGCGTACGCCGCTCGCCGAAGCCGAGCGCCGGTCTCTCAGCTGGACGAGGACAGCGTGGTGTAGGCGAGGTCCTGCCCCGCGCGCTCCCAGATGACGCCGGGGCAGTTCAGGCCTTCGGCGGAAAGCCGCCGCTTGACGACCTTGAACGTCGATGTCCGCGGGAGTTCCCGGACCGTGCGCACATACCTGGGTACCTGTTTCGGCCCGAGATCGGGCTGATCGGCGAGGAAACGGCCGAACTCGGCGGGGTCCAGGGGAGTGCCGGCGGTGACGATCGCCGCCATCACCTGGTCTCCGGTCACCGGGTCGGGCACCGCGTAGACGGCGGCGTCGGCGATCGCGGGGTGCCGCAGCAGGATGCGCTCGATCGGCGCGGTGCCGAGGTTCTCCCCGTCGACGCGGAGCCAGTCGCCGAGCCGCCCGGCGAAGTAGCAGAATCCCGCGGCGTCGGCGTAGGCGAGATCGCCGGTGTGGAACTGGCCGCCGCGGAGCCGTTCCGAGTCGGCTTCGGGGTCCCGGTAGTACCCGGCGAACCAGCCGGCGCCCGCGGTGTTGACCAGTTCGCCGACGGCCTCCTCGGCGTTGGCCAGCCGGCCGTCGGAATCGAACACGGCCGGCGGGCACGGACGGCCGGTGTGCGGGTGCAGGATCGCCACGTCGCCGGCCGGCCTGCCGAGCGAGCCGGGTGGGGTGTCGTCGGTGCGGGCGAACCCCACTCCGCCTTCGGTGGAGCCGAACGCGTCGATGACCTTGCAGCCGAACCGTTCCTCGAACGCGGTCAGGTCGGCGCTCGCTCCTTCGTTCCCGTAGACCAGGCGCAGGGGGTTGTCCGCGTCGTCCGGACGCGGCGGAGTGGCGACTACGTAGGACAGGGGTTTGCCGACGTAGTTGGCGTAGGTCGCGCCGAACTTCCGCACGTCGGGGAGGAAGCCGGAAGCGGAGAACCGGCGGCGCAGGGCGATGCCCGCGCCGGCCGCGAGCCCGACCGCCCAGCCGGCCATGATGGCGTTGGAGTGGAACATCGGCATCGTGACGTAGACCGTGTCCGATGTGGACAGCCGGAAGCGCTCGGCGAGCATCGCGCCGGGAAACGCGATCTTGCCGTGGGTGCAGCGCACGGCCTTCGGGTCGCCGCTGGTGCCGGAGGTGAAGATGAGCATGAGCAGGTCGTCGGCCGACGCGGGGACGGGGTCGATCGGCGCGCTCGCCGACGGCCACGATTCCAGGTCCCGCACGCCGATCCCGCCGAGGTCCAGTCCCTCCAGCAGCGGCTGGTACTTCCGCTCGGCGAGCACGAACTGGCAGTCGGCGAGCCGGATGTCCCGCGCGAGGGCTTCGCCGCGCCGGGTCGGGTTGAGCCCGACCAGCACCGCCCCGGCGAACGCGCAGGCGCCCAAGAGGACGGAGAACGCCGGGATGTTGTCGGCCAGGATGCCGACGTGCGGCGGTTTGTCCCACTCCAGCGTCGCCCGGAGGTCGCCCGCGCGGCGTGCCGAAGCGTGGACGTGCTCGGCCCACGAATACGTCTCGTCCTCGAACCGCAGGCCGGGACGCTCGTCCCCGGCCCGGGCCAGCAGGAGTTCGGTCACCGTCGGGACGCTCACCCGGCACCTCCCAGCTTCGGCGGTCGGAAGTGAAACACGTTCTACTTTCTAGCACGGTGCCCGCCGGCGGTCCACAGCGTCATCGGTAGCTCTCGAGGAGATCGGCCAGTTCCGTGGGGCGGCTGAGCGCGACGCAGTGGCCGGCGGCGATCTCGTCCGGGACGAGGCCGAGCCGTTCGGCCGCCAGCCCGCGGAGGAAGTCCGGGGGGAAGCAGCGGTCTTCGCGGCACAGCACGAACCTGGTCGGGATGTCCGGCCACGCGTCCAGTGGCCACGGCTCCCGCATCGCGGCGGGCGACGGGTGCGCCCGCTCCTTGCTCAGCGCCTTTTCCGCGAGCGGGCGGGGCACGTCGTGGTAAAAGCCGACGAACGGGTCGGCGTGGCCGGTGCGGCCACCGTCGCGCGCCGCCTGCGCCCGCACGGCTTCGCCGCAGCCGGTGTTCGATCCCCAGTCGCCGGGGGATTCGCCGGGCGCGGGGATCATCGCGGCCACCATGACCAGCAGCCCGGCGGCGAGCCGGTCGGCGACCAGCGGTGCGGTGAACCCGCCGAACGAGTGGCCGACCACGACGAGGTCCGTCCGGTCGCCGAC
This window of the Amycolatopsis balhimycina FH 1894 genome carries:
- a CDS encoding LLM class flavin-dependent oxidoreductase, which produces MPVGIGLPVARPEALLDWAQRADDGPFTSLGLADRLIWDNPEPLVTLAALAGATRRIRLQTEVLLAPLREPALLAKQAATLDRLSGGRFTLGLGVGGRADEFDLVGVDPRTRGRRFDEQLKIMKDIWSGGPIGPASARDGGPEVLIGGFARPALDRVARFGDGFLCAAPLSLAGRQVEHVEASWARAGRAGRPRVVGQVTVALGPESTVEEAREQIFGYYAFDADLAADTAERLLTTPVAIRDAVAEFTTLGADEVVCYCWSPDTDQVDRLADVIG
- a CDS encoding DUF1648 domain-containing protein, which translates into the protein MTTTGVVANVVLMALLSYLAWLTPVLSARSVRFGVRVPDDRIEDPLVRRETARFRTTVLVAGVVIALAGVGLILTAGIALLPAAVLAMVIVWYLLYVRANRVITAAKREQNWYEGVRQGVTADTSLRSDPPRFPWAWLLLPLLVVAATVVAGVLRYPDLPDALPVHFSGGTADRFAPKSVGSAFQVVFIQAVLTVLLCVVGVLVFRGPADVDPARPAASAQAHRKFVARLGKALIGLATLFDAGLFAAAWATWDAEPDAGFLLPLTLGPIAVGVAILVAIVVGRHRDREPGEHTGLSHRDDDDNWIGGVLYRNPADPSWFVARRFGVGWTVNVGNRTALVTCLGLTAALVLLGIFLPYLLR
- a CDS encoding Lrp/AsnC family transcriptional regulator; this encodes MDSVELGLLQALQIDGRVAFSLVAEVLGVSDQTVARRYQALRAAGAVHVVGVTLPEAVGEETWLVRVGCAPGTADRLAQTLAGRPETSWVHVASGGAEIGCMVRTPAEAATSSVLTRLPRTSPVTRVSAHCVVHVFFGGPASPLTKTGPLTAEQAGRLRPAEAATASTDEPVALTDGDRALLAELGRDGRTGFRELAAATGWSQTTVRRRLAELRRAGVLYFDVDYEPALLGMRTTASLWLSVAPRHLAAAGAALAGHAEVSFAAATTGPSNLYVTVQCRNPHALYTYLTGPLATLPGVSAVETAPLMRTAKQAKIAALPVRDGK
- a CDS encoding alpha/beta fold hydrolase yields the protein MSTYVLIHGGGDGGWSWHLVAAELRARGHEVVAPDLPGDDASATLTDYADAVVEAVGDRTDLVVVGHSFGGFTAPLVADRLAAGLLVMVAAMIPAPGESPGDWGSNTGCGEAVRAQAARDGGRTGHADPFVGFYHDVPRPLAEKALSKERAHPSPAAMREPWPLDAWPDIPTRFVLCREDRCFPPDFLRGLAAERLGLVPDEIAAGHCVALSRPTELADLLESYR
- a CDS encoding GntR family transcriptional regulator, whose protein sequence is MLISLDLSGDVPIYQQLRDRIVEGIAAGTLADGESLPSTRQLAADFGINFHTVNKAYDLLRQQGFVRLNRKSGAVVGPTPADDAFAAGWSGRARTVLAEAVAKGLPAAEVLATCRALLGDFEKQGDESS
- a CDS encoding dienelactone hydrolase family protein → MRRVLFRAVATAAAALSLVAPTASAAAGPYQRGPDPTLASVAASYGPFATAQAKVPPGNGFNGGYVYYPTDTSLGTWGAVAIVPGYSALFANEEAWMGPRLASFGFVVIGIETNSRTDSADARGTELLAALDYLTQKSPVRTRVDASRLGVIGHSAGGAGALLAALRRPSLKSAVGLAPGSPVGNLDLAGDQVPTMFIAGQRDPVVTPAYLDKLYATMPAALKKAYVQITGVDHLFATRPNTVEMRTLIPWLKLALDKDTRYERFLCPALADVTGISVYRSTCPL
- a CDS encoding GntR family transcriptional regulator; translation: MVGVKDDGRPLFLRIAEQIENSIVDGSLAADTQVPSTNELAAFHRINPATAAKGINQLVADGILYKRRGIGMFVATDARAQLLEQRRRDFTRQFLAPLMAEAAKLGMDAEEIKKLIDVWEPQR
- a CDS encoding long-chain-fatty-acid--CoA ligase, with the translated sequence MSVPTVTELLLARAGDERPGLRFEDETYSWAEHVHASARRAGDLRATLEWDKPPHVGILADNIPAFSVLLGACAFAGAVLVGLNPTRRGEALARDIRLADCQFVLAERKYQPLLEGLDLGGIGVRDLESWPSASAPIDPVPASADDLLMLIFTSGTSGDPKAVRCTHGKIAFPGAMLAERFRLSTSDTVYVTMPMFHSNAIMAGWAVGLAAGAGIALRRRFSASGFLPDVRKFGATYANYVGKPLSYVVATPPRPDDADNPLRLVYGNEGASADLTAFEERFGCKVIDAFGSTEGGVGFARTDDTPPGSLGRPAGDVAILHPHTGRPCPPAVFDSDGRLANAEEAVGELVNTAGAGWFAGYYRDPEADSERLRGGQFHTGDLAYADAAGFCYFAGRLGDWLRVDGENLGTAPIERILLRHPAIADAAVYAVPDPVTGDQVMAAIVTAGTPLDPAEFGRFLADQPDLGPKQVPRYVRTVRELPRTSTFKVVKRRLSAEGLNCPGVIWERAGQDLAYTTLSSSS